The following are encoded together in the Parabacteroides chongii genome:
- a CDS encoding LacI family DNA-binding transcriptional regulator — protein sequence MKVSLKDIAQALNLSKATISWILSGQGEAKGFSEATIKRVKEYADSVNYRPNQVARSLSLGTSNTLGLIIPFIGDTFYAQLAQAVETEAARNNYALFVCSSEGDGDKEYKLIQMLKSKQVDGIIVAPTKVSRKGIDLLTKDSLPFVLVDRYYPNVPTNYVIVNNSQSCYDLVYHIGKKGAKNIALLTTDVHLYVMKQRIEGYRKALRDLNLSNDLSLEVFVDRQNYKMDIVDKLDYLFSELPNVDGFFFSTHYLALEAIRYFIERNIDYKTKFQMGCFHETTSLDILAPRMSISRMPIHEMGVESVKILLESIQDKEADYKAVVLDNELLPSGYSKDP from the coding sequence ATGAAAGTTTCTCTTAAAGATATTGCTCAGGCACTGAATTTATCAAAAGCTACTATCTCATGGATTTTGTCCGGACAGGGTGAGGCCAAAGGTTTTAGTGAAGCGACAATCAAACGTGTAAAAGAATATGCCGATTCGGTTAATTATCGACCGAATCAGGTGGCTCGTAGCTTATCTTTGGGAACATCTAATACATTGGGGTTGATAATACCGTTCATTGGGGATACATTCTACGCTCAATTGGCTCAAGCTGTTGAAACAGAGGCAGCACGTAATAACTATGCATTGTTTGTGTGTAGCTCGGAAGGGGATGGAGATAAAGAATATAAATTGATACAGATGTTGAAGTCAAAGCAGGTTGATGGCATTATTGTTGCTCCGACTAAAGTTTCCAGAAAAGGGATTGACCTTTTGACTAAAGATTCTTTACCATTTGTGTTGGTGGACCGTTATTATCCGAATGTTCCGACTAATTATGTCATTGTTAACAATAGTCAGAGTTGTTATGACCTTGTTTACCATATAGGTAAAAAAGGAGCCAAGAATATAGCATTGTTAACTACGGATGTTCATCTATATGTGATGAAACAACGTATAGAGGGTTATCGTAAAGCATTGAGAGATTTGAATTTGTCGAATGACTTATCTTTGGAGGTGTTTGTTGATAGACAAAATTACAAAATGGACATAGTTGACAAACTAGATTATTTGTTCAGTGAACTTCCGAATGTGGATGGCTTTTTCTTTTCTACTCACTATTTAGCTTTGGAGGCCATTCGCTATTTTATAGAACGGAATATCGATTATAAGACTAAATTTCAAATGGGCTGTTTCCATGAAACTACTTCTTTGGATATTCTGGCACCTCGAATGAGTATCTCTAGAATGCCTATTCATGAAATGGGCGTAGAGTCAGTTAAAATATTGTTAGAAAGTATTCAGGATAAAGAAGCTGATTACAAGGCTGTTGTTCTTGATAATGAATTGCTTCCTTCCGGATATTCAAAAGATCCATGA